The following nucleotide sequence is from Campylobacter coli 76339.
AATTTGCAGATATTCTTACGCCTAATATCCCAGAAGCGGAATTTCTTTGCGATTTTAAAATAAATGATGAAAAAGATATGATAAAAGCAGCTAAATATTTATGCACACAAGGGGCAAAAGCTGTTTTGCTTAAAGGAGGGCACAGTGAAGAAAATGCTAATGATGTGCTTTTTGATGGTAATGAAATTTTTATTTTAAAAGGCGAACGCATAGAAACAAAAAACACTCATGGTACAGGTTGTACACTCTCTTCAGCAATTGCTAGTAATTTAGCCTTGGGAAAAGATTTGTTTAATGCTGTAAGTGAGGCAAAAGAATATGTAAGAAATGCGATTTATTATTCTTTAAATTTAGGGAAGGGCTGTGGGCCAACTAACCATTTTTTCAGGTTTTTAAATGAAAAATGATTTAGATCTTAGTCTTTATCTTGTAGCAAGTCGTGGAAAAAAAAGTGACGAGCTTTTTTTAAACACGCTTGAAGAAGCGATAAAAGGCGGAGTAAGTATAATCCAACTTCGTGAAAAAGAATTAAATTCAAGAGAATTTTACAAGCTTGGCTTGAAAGTACAAAAGCTTTGCAAGGGGTATGAAATACCCTTTTTAATCAATGATAGAATCGATATTGCCTTAGCTTTAGATGCTGATGGGGTGCATTTAGGGCAAGAGGATTTAGAAGTGCATCTTGCAAGAAAAATTCTAGGCAAGGAAAAAATCATAGGCTTAAGTCTTAAGAACTTAGAACAATTAAAAAATATCGAGGGGGTTGATTATTTAGGTTGTGGTGCGATTAAGGCTACTCCGACTAAAGAAAGTTCTGTTATAAGTCTTGAAACTTTGAATCAAATTTGCGAGAAAAGTCCTGTAGGCGTGGTAGCAATAGGCGGGATAGATAAAGAGCTGATTAAAAAATTAAAGGGCATTAAAATAAGTGGCATTGCAGTAGTTAGAGCCATAATGGACACGCAAGATGCTTATTTGGCAGCTAAAGAGCTTAGGCAAGAAATGAATGAAAATTTATCTTTTAAATGAAACTGCTTTTGAGGGTGTAGAAAATCTTGTTTTAAATGAGATAGTTTTTTATGATTTTAGTGTTAATTTAAACGAATTTGATGCTTTAATTTGTACTTCAAAAAATGCCCTAAAGGCTTTAAAAAAAACAAAAAATAGTTTAAATTTAGATATTAATGTGTATGCAGTAGGGCAGGGCACTGCTCAATTTGCTAAGGATATGGGTTTTAAAAAGGTTCAATTTGCGCCAAAATCTTATGGAAGCGAGCTTTTTAATCATTTTAAAGAGGAATTAAAAAGCCAAAAATGCCTTTATTTAAGGGCTGAAAATATAGCTTCTACTTTAAATTTAGATCTTAGATCTTATGGGGTAGATTTAAAAGAAATCATTGTTTATAAGAATGTTTTTAAAGAGGGCAAGCAAACAATCCTTCATCCTGCTATTTTTATTTTCACCTCTCCTTTAAGTGTGGAAAATTTTTTAAGACAATATAATTTAGAAAAGGAAGATAAGGTTATAGCAATAGGGCAG
It contains:
- a CDS encoding Hydroxymethylpyrimidine phosphate kinase ThiD, whose protein sequence is MKAKGSDLIPVLSIAGSDCSGGAGIQADLKTFSAHNLFGMSVVLSVVAENTARVISVHDIPVQSVDEQMLAVFEDIVPKATKIGMIGTCELMECVARNLEKFKPQNIVIDPVMFAKNGFALMPQENCDFFKKTIVKFADILTPNIPEAEFLCDFKINDEKDMIKAAKYLCTQGAKAVLLKGGHSEENANDVLFDGNEIFILKGERIETKNTHGTGCTLSSAIASNLALGKDLFNAVSEAKEYVRNAIYYSLNLGKGCGPTNHFFRFLNEK
- a CDS encoding Thiamin-phosphate pyrophosphorylase; protein product: MKNDLDLSLYLVASRGKKSDELFLNTLEEAIKGGVSIIQLREKELNSREFYKLGLKVQKLCKGYEIPFLINDRIDIALALDADGVHLGQEDLEVHLARKILGKEKIIGLSLKNLEQLKNIEGVDYLGCGAIKATPTKESSVISLETLNQICEKSPVGVVAIGGIDKELIKKLKGIKISGIAVVRAIMDTQDAYLAAKELRQEMNENLSFK
- a CDS encoding Uroporphyrinogen-III synthase, translated to MKIYLLNETAFEGVENLVLNEIVFYDFSVNLNEFDALICTSKNALKALKKTKNSLNLDINVYAVGQGTAQFAKDMGFKKVQFAPKSYGSELFNHFKEELKSQKCLYLRAENIASTLNLDLRSYGVDLKEIIVYKNVFKEGKQTILHPAIFIFTSPLSVENFLRQYNLEKEDKVIAIGQSTAKKLTHLDHLFISSKQDLKECVRLAKSLI